One Stigmatella aurantiaca genomic region harbors:
- a CDS encoding flagellar M-ring protein FliF: MSHSLLRCLALVMSLGATACRERIQHGLDERQANELQTVLLERGLEARKVPEGGKKPSWSIEVEEAQAPAAVRILAELGLPRPVAETGCDVFGGGGLLRTPLEEQLCRTRVLERGIEKTLQEMEGVLVARVHLMVPPPARPGHVQAPAKASAMLRTAPGQTGRLRQAQEHLQALIAGGVEGLSPEAVSLLVDEASTRVELAPVSSPRPLRFRVLLGGLGAMVTVLAAALVFLTLRLRASQSRTKAAAAVPPAPTRPVVAANAGRKGA, from the coding sequence ATGTCCCATTCTCTTCTGCGCTGTCTCGCGCTCGTGATGTCGCTGGGTGCTACCGCTTGCCGCGAGCGCATCCAGCACGGCCTCGATGAGCGCCAGGCCAACGAACTGCAGACCGTCCTCCTGGAGCGGGGGCTGGAGGCGCGCAAGGTGCCCGAAGGGGGCAAGAAGCCCTCCTGGTCCATCGAGGTCGAGGAGGCCCAGGCGCCGGCCGCGGTGCGCATCCTGGCCGAGCTGGGCCTGCCGAGGCCGGTGGCCGAGACGGGCTGCGATGTCTTCGGCGGGGGAGGGCTGCTCCGGACGCCGCTGGAAGAGCAGCTGTGCCGGACCCGGGTCCTGGAGCGGGGAATCGAGAAGACCCTTCAGGAGATGGAAGGGGTGCTCGTGGCGCGCGTGCACCTGATGGTGCCGCCCCCGGCGAGGCCAGGACATGTGCAGGCGCCCGCCAAGGCGTCCGCGATGTTGCGGACGGCGCCTGGACAGACCGGGAGGCTTCGCCAGGCGCAAGAGCACCTCCAGGCGCTCATCGCCGGAGGCGTGGAGGGACTGTCCCCGGAGGCGGTGTCGCTCCTGGTGGACGAGGCCTCCACGCGGGTGGAGCTCGCGCCGGTGAGCAGTCCTCGGCCCCTGCGGTTCCGGGTGTTGCTGGGGGGACTGGGGGCCATGGTCACCGTGCTCGCGGCGGCGCTGGTGTTCCTCACGCTGCGCCTGAGGGCTTCGCAGTCCCGGACGAAGGCAGCCGCTGCCGTGCCTCCCGCCCCCACGCGGCCCGTGGTGGCGGCGAACGCGGGACGCAAGGGGGCGTGA
- a CDS encoding BatD family protein: MRRTGSGWRMVLAGLAVLASAPAWAAIEFYQSVDRPEVGTEDAFRLTVVVVDAPPSAQVQFPAPKDIEVISSSRSSQRSIQLSGGGPAVIQDVTKHTLVMRALRPGRLIIPPAVLQTAGRTYRTEPVEITVSPGRLGPPPGQASRPSRLPDPFRNFPTPGQSPLGDDAEDEDTIIPRGDSDLFLRASLDRDDVYVGEQVTLSLYIYSRVDLSSVDAVTMPKLEGFWSEEVESPTQLSGERRTVNGIPYRAYLLRRRALFPVKAGSLTITAAEADITTGFLFAGHRVHRVANVLKVRVKPLPPGAPPGMANAHVGDWQLTLDVSPTSVELGQPITVRVTLEGSGNVKNVTPPKLNAPSALKVYDPSTSDRLSPVRNRIQGQRVQEYLVMPQRTGTFTLPALEFPYFDPGRRAYDVARTDPVTVTVEAGSGGATSLGSTPTPVADAANAPKNVLTVGGLRPPRHQARFVAPAVPLWERAFFLPTVLAPVGLLLGVALLGQMRGKLFSQTEVGRNNQQAKAARKRLEAAEKLKGQGSASAFYAEVEKALMGFLEARLRTPVVGLTREALGEKMAQAGVAPTHRSRVLYVLEACDVGRFGGGAEPSERNRILDAAEAVMEKWEK, encoded by the coding sequence ATGAGAAGGACTGGTAGCGGCTGGCGGATGGTGCTCGCCGGGCTGGCCGTGCTGGCCTCGGCGCCAGCGTGGGCGGCCATCGAGTTCTATCAATCGGTGGACCGGCCCGAGGTGGGCACCGAGGACGCCTTCCGCCTCACCGTGGTGGTGGTGGACGCGCCCCCGTCGGCGCAGGTGCAGTTCCCCGCGCCGAAGGACATCGAGGTCATCTCCTCGTCCCGCAGCAGCCAGCGCTCCATCCAGTTGTCGGGCGGCGGCCCGGCGGTCATCCAGGACGTCACCAAGCACACCCTCGTCATGCGGGCGCTGCGGCCGGGCCGGCTCATCATTCCGCCCGCGGTGCTCCAGACCGCGGGCCGCACCTACCGCACCGAGCCGGTGGAGATCACCGTGAGCCCGGGAAGGCTCGGGCCTCCGCCCGGGCAGGCCAGCCGTCCCAGCCGGCTGCCGGATCCGTTCCGGAACTTTCCCACCCCGGGGCAGAGCCCCTTGGGCGATGACGCGGAGGACGAGGACACCATCATCCCCCGGGGGGACTCGGACCTGTTTCTGCGGGCGAGCCTGGACAGGGATGACGTGTACGTGGGCGAGCAGGTGACGCTGTCGCTCTACATCTACTCGCGGGTGGACCTGTCCAGCGTGGATGCGGTGACCATGCCCAAGCTGGAGGGCTTCTGGAGCGAGGAGGTGGAGAGCCCCACGCAGCTCTCCGGCGAGCGGCGCACCGTCAACGGCATTCCCTACCGCGCCTACCTGCTTCGCCGCCGGGCCCTGTTCCCGGTCAAGGCGGGCTCGCTGACCATCACCGCCGCGGAGGCGGACATCACCACGGGCTTCCTGTTCGCCGGGCACCGGGTGCACCGGGTGGCCAACGTGCTCAAGGTGCGCGTCAAGCCGCTGCCCCCGGGCGCGCCGCCGGGCATGGCCAATGCCCACGTGGGCGACTGGCAGCTCACCCTGGACGTGTCGCCCACGAGCGTGGAGCTGGGCCAGCCCATCACCGTGAGGGTGACCCTCGAGGGCTCGGGCAACGTGAAGAACGTCACCCCGCCGAAGCTGAACGCCCCCTCGGCGCTGAAGGTCTATGATCCGTCCACCTCGGACCGGCTCAGCCCCGTGCGCAACCGCATCCAGGGCCAGCGGGTGCAGGAGTACCTGGTGATGCCGCAGCGCACGGGCACCTTCACCCTGCCGGCGCTGGAGTTCCCCTACTTCGACCCGGGCCGCCGCGCGTACGACGTGGCGCGCACGGACCCCGTCACCGTGACGGTGGAGGCGGGCTCGGGCGGGGCCACGTCCCTGGGCAGCACGCCCACGCCCGTGGCGGATGCGGCCAACGCGCCGAAGAACGTCCTGACCGTGGGCGGCCTGCGTCCCCCGCGCCACCAGGCGCGCTTCGTGGCCCCGGCGGTGCCGCTCTGGGAGCGGGCCTTCTTCCTGCCCACGGTGCTGGCCCCGGTGGGGCTGCTGCTCGGCGTGGCGCTGCTCGGCCAGATGCGCGGGAAGCTCTTCTCGCAGACGGAGGTGGGGCGCAACAACCAGCAGGCGAAGGCGGCCCGCAAGCGGCTGGAGGCGGCGGAGAAGCTCAAGGGCCAGGGCAGCGCCAGCGCCTTCTACGCGGAGGTGGAGAAGGCGCTGATGGGCTTCCTGGAGGCCCGGCTGCGCACGCCCGTGGTGGGGCTCACCCGCGAGGCCCTGGGCGAGAAGATGGCCCAGGCGGGGGTGGCGCCCACGCACCGCTCGCGGGTGCTCTACGTGCTGGAGGCGTGTGATGTGGGGCGCTTTGGCGGGGGCGCGGAGCCCTCCGAGCGCAACCGCATCCTGGATGCGGCGGAGGCCGTGATGGAGAAGTGGGAGAAATGA
- a CDS encoding MFS transporter, whose amino-acid sequence MFTSLSLRNRLLWAAVLVVGLAAVGLLGRMPGAEAARWALGAMALTGLGIGWMRRKSLGPRFLFPERLRVVSRAGLSPRCGLALVEVDGQSFLVAFGDSFAEVHETPLTKAGRHPSRHGLSRRASTAPKGVLQ is encoded by the coding sequence ATGTTCACCTCTCTGTCTCTTCGGAACCGGTTGTTGTGGGCGGCGGTCCTTGTCGTGGGACTCGCGGCGGTGGGGCTGCTGGGGCGCATGCCAGGGGCCGAGGCCGCGCGCTGGGCCTTGGGCGCCATGGCCCTGACGGGCTTGGGCATCGGATGGATGCGCCGCAAGTCCCTGGGACCTCGCTTTCTCTTTCCGGAGCGCCTGAGGGTGGTCTCCCGGGCGGGGCTCTCACCGAGGTGTGGCCTGGCCTTGGTGGAGGTGGATGGCCAGAGCTTCCTGGTGGCTTTTGGGGACTCGTTCGCGGAGGTCCACGAGACACCCCTGACGAAAGCAGGGCGCCATCCATCGCGGCACGGGCTGTCCCGGCGTGCCTCCACGGCCCCGAAGGGGGTGCTGCAATGA
- a CDS encoding EscT/YscT/HrcT family type III secretion system export apparatus protein translates to MSLELLGGHLESLGLHTAAVALCAARLVPIAFLCPLLGGQAAPSTVKLALVLSLSLFLHLAAGVKVSVPVEGPGDLMALVLKELAYGTAVGLLAALPFDAARMGGRFIDLFRGASAEASLPAAGSRESATGDVLYQLLVAWVVTGGLFPIVLSGLLRGFGVVPLGAAVPTEAAARQVVMLAGGALATGLAVGAPIAAASMTVDCWVGMASRAAPQMNLQEFGAPLRILGGGALLWLGVGVLCERLLAEVANLEGALWLLGEVAQ, encoded by the coding sequence ATGAGCCTGGAGCTTCTCGGAGGACACCTGGAATCCCTGGGGCTGCACACGGCGGCCGTGGCGCTGTGCGCCGCACGTCTGGTGCCCATCGCCTTTCTCTGCCCGCTGCTGGGAGGCCAGGCCGCGCCCAGCACCGTCAAGCTGGCCCTGGTGCTGAGCCTCTCGCTCTTCTTGCACCTCGCTGCGGGGGTGAAGGTGTCCGTGCCCGTGGAGGGGCCCGGGGACCTGATGGCCCTGGTCCTCAAGGAACTGGCTTATGGGACCGCGGTGGGGCTCCTGGCGGCGCTCCCCTTCGATGCGGCGAGGATGGGGGGCCGGTTCATCGATCTCTTTCGAGGCGCCTCCGCCGAGGCGAGCCTGCCGGCAGCAGGAAGCCGCGAATCCGCGACGGGAGACGTGCTGTACCAGTTGCTCGTGGCGTGGGTGGTGACGGGAGGGCTTTTCCCCATCGTCCTCTCGGGGCTCCTTCGGGGCTTCGGGGTGGTGCCGCTGGGGGCGGCCGTTCCCACCGAGGCCGCGGCGCGGCAGGTCGTGATGCTGGCCGGGGGCGCACTGGCCACGGGGCTGGCGGTGGGCGCCCCCATCGCCGCGGCCTCGATGACCGTGGACTGCTGGGTGGGAATGGCCTCCCGCGCCGCGCCGCAGATGAACCTGCAGGAGTTCGGAGCCCCCTTGCGAATCCTGGGTGGGGGCGCGCTCCTGTGGCTGGGCGTGGGTGTGCTCTGCGAGCGGCTGCTGGCGGAGGTGGCGAACCTGGAAGGGGCGCTGTGGCTCCTGGGGGAGGTGGCCCAGTGA
- a CDS encoding EscU/YscU/HrcU family type III secretion system export apparatus switch protein — protein sequence MSDKTEKPTAKRLRDARRKGQIPRSRLLSSSAVTLGGVLGFTAFAPEGFEQLRQWTAHLMVGGETVGAWEEGLWLAIRLSLPALGGALVASLSVSLAMAGLGLNLEHVFPKAERISPLAGLKRLFSVRSVLEGLKVLLVAAVLAALVWDGMEEAGPEAFRTVGLGGAEALMHLVKMLEPLILRLAVCLVVLGGADYVLARFQHFKDLRMSREEVKREYRESEGDPRHKAQRKALHRQLAQGGPARGVRRASAVVVNPTHIAVALRYDLQECEAPYLVAKAQEEEALALRREAQRCGIPVVRDVPLARSLISYDVGEPIPEELYQAAAAVLRVAMEERETA from the coding sequence GTGAGTGACAAGACGGAGAAGCCCACGGCGAAACGTCTGCGGGACGCACGCCGCAAGGGACAGATTCCGCGAAGCCGGCTCCTGTCCTCCAGCGCGGTGACGCTGGGGGGCGTGCTGGGGTTCACGGCATTTGCTCCCGAGGGCTTCGAACAACTGCGGCAATGGACAGCGCACCTGATGGTGGGCGGGGAGACTGTCGGCGCGTGGGAAGAAGGGCTGTGGCTGGCCATCCGGTTGTCCCTCCCTGCGCTGGGGGGCGCCCTCGTGGCGTCGCTCTCCGTCTCGCTGGCCATGGCAGGCCTCGGGCTGAACCTGGAGCACGTGTTCCCCAAGGCCGAGCGCATCAGCCCGCTGGCGGGCTTGAAGCGGCTGTTCAGCGTCCGGTCCGTGCTGGAGGGGCTGAAAGTGCTCCTGGTGGCGGCGGTGCTCGCGGCACTGGTCTGGGACGGGATGGAAGAGGCCGGGCCCGAGGCTTTTCGAACGGTGGGACTGGGAGGCGCCGAGGCCCTGATGCACCTGGTGAAGATGCTGGAGCCGCTCATCCTTCGTCTCGCGGTTTGCCTGGTGGTCCTGGGGGGCGCCGACTACGTGCTGGCGCGGTTCCAGCACTTCAAGGACCTGCGCATGAGCCGCGAGGAGGTGAAGCGGGAGTACCGGGAGAGCGAGGGCGACCCTCGCCACAAAGCCCAGCGCAAGGCGCTCCACCGGCAGCTGGCCCAGGGCGGCCCCGCCCGCGGGGTGCGAAGGGCTTCGGCCGTGGTCGTCAACCCCACGCACATCGCGGTCGCGCTCCGCTACGACCTTCAGGAGTGCGAGGCGCCCTATCTCGTGGCCAAGGCGCAAGAGGAGGAGGCGCTGGCGCTCCGGCGCGAGGCCCAGCGCTGTGGCATCCCGGTGGTCCGGGATGTCCCGCTGGCGCGCAGCCTCATTTCGTATGACGTCGGGGAGCCCATCCCCGAGGAGCTCTACCAGGCGGCCGCGGCGGTTCTCCGCGTGGCCATGGAAGAGCGGGAGACCGCATGA
- a CDS encoding tetratricopeptide repeat protein yields the protein MRRPGRAGRALAWLLVAGLAGPVWAAGPLEVDHPLAAQGREAYDARQYEKALEAFEAVRKERPDDPAVEFNRGDALAQLGRAEEAKAAFQRVAESNRPDLQQKAWYNLGNLAASKGERKEALQAYRRALRLDPNDAMARHNYEVVLRNLPPPQQDGQDGGTDGGADGGEDGGSDAGKPDAGQDGGQKADGGQPQDGGMDGGDGGSDAGQDGGADGGADGGADAGADGGADGGADGGEDGGDGGADAGTQDEGQGDGGADGGADGGSNEGEEGEESDGGSEEGSQGEAQEQSGADAGASQADIDRQEAERLLDAMKQNEKNLQLWRFQQKKKQRAPNEKDW from the coding sequence GTGAGGCGGCCGGGGCGGGCAGGGCGGGCGCTGGCGTGGCTGCTGGTGGCGGGCCTGGCGGGGCCGGTGTGGGCCGCGGGGCCGCTGGAGGTGGACCACCCGCTCGCGGCGCAGGGGCGCGAGGCGTATGACGCGCGCCAGTACGAGAAGGCGCTGGAGGCCTTCGAGGCGGTCCGCAAGGAGCGTCCGGATGATCCCGCGGTGGAGTTCAACCGGGGCGACGCGCTGGCGCAGCTCGGGCGGGCGGAGGAGGCCAAGGCGGCCTTCCAGCGGGTGGCGGAGTCCAACCGGCCCGACCTGCAACAGAAGGCCTGGTACAACCTGGGCAACCTCGCCGCCTCGAAGGGCGAGCGCAAGGAAGCGCTCCAGGCCTACCGGCGGGCCCTGCGGCTGGATCCGAACGACGCCATGGCGCGCCACAACTACGAGGTGGTGCTGCGCAACCTTCCGCCGCCCCAGCAGGACGGGCAGGACGGGGGCACCGACGGCGGCGCGGACGGGGGCGAGGATGGCGGCTCCGACGCGGGCAAGCCCGACGCGGGCCAGGACGGCGGCCAGAAGGCCGACGGCGGCCAGCCCCAGGATGGCGGGATGGACGGCGGCGATGGCGGCTCCGACGCGGGCCAGGATGGGGGCGCGGACGGCGGCGCGGATGGCGGGGCTGACGCGGGCGCGGACGGTGGCGCGGATGGCGGGGCCGACGGAGGCGAGGACGGCGGGGATGGCGGCGCGGACGCGGGCACCCAGGACGAGGGGCAGGGGGATGGCGGCGCGGACGGAGGGGCCGATGGCGGCTCGAACGAGGGGGAGGAGGGCGAGGAGAGCGACGGCGGCAGCGAGGAGGGCAGCCAGGGCGAGGCCCAGGAGCAATCCGGAGCGGACGCGGGGGCCAGCCAGGCGGACATCGACCGGCAGGAAGCGGAGCGGCTGCTGGATGCGATGAAGCAGAACGAGAAGAATCTCCAGCTGTGGCGTTTCCAGCAGAAGAAGAAGCAGAGGGCACCGAATGAGAAGGACTGGTAG
- a CDS encoding type III secretion apparatus protein — protein MAIDKISPVGSAGTPLLPQVGKERFAEVLEGMKGPEKGPEKGPDVGATGCPSPAVPPAPVAQVSQAEQMLERVGHAQQELDRILVQAESGRSFSPLELLAFQARVYRASQEVDLAGKVVEKATSGVKLVLQTQV, from the coding sequence ATGGCCATCGACAAGATCAGTCCGGTTGGAAGTGCGGGCACCCCGCTCTTGCCGCAGGTGGGCAAGGAGCGGTTCGCGGAGGTGCTGGAGGGGATGAAGGGCCCGGAGAAGGGCCCGGAGAAGGGCCCGGACGTTGGGGCCACCGGGTGTCCGTCCCCCGCGGTTCCACCGGCGCCGGTGGCGCAGGTGTCCCAGGCGGAGCAGATGCTGGAGCGGGTGGGGCACGCGCAGCAGGAGCTGGATCGCATCCTGGTGCAGGCGGAGTCCGGGCGGAGCTTCTCGCCGCTGGAACTGCTGGCGTTCCAGGCCCGTGTGTACCGGGCCAGCCAGGAGGTGGATCTCGCCGGCAAGGTGGTCGAGAAGGCCACCAGTGGCGTGAAGCTGGTGCTCCAGACGCAGGTGTGA
- a CDS encoding tetratricopeptide repeat protein encodes MSALTAMLTAVLLSQGYYTPEEAETLFSQANDAYSREDYTAAREGYEKLLSHGQGGPDVLYNLGTVYLAQGDLGRATLALERAWKQGGRAPDLEANLAIARARQVDKVVGTALEEDFLTRLVLATPEAGVAWGFLAAWCVGFGALVLFRFLRPGRRTWAAVLGGVALTLALPLGGLLAAHIWVQRTVHEAVVLSPKLVAREFPRGEAKTLFEVHAGLKVRLLEDAGKYVRIRLPNGLEGWTEREGVSEI; translated from the coding sequence ATGAGCGCCCTCACCGCCATGCTCACCGCCGTGTTGCTGAGCCAGGGCTACTACACGCCCGAGGAGGCGGAGACGCTCTTCTCCCAGGCCAACGACGCCTACTCCCGCGAGGACTACACCGCGGCGCGCGAGGGCTACGAGAAGCTGCTGTCCCATGGCCAGGGCGGCCCGGACGTCCTCTACAACCTGGGCACCGTGTACCTGGCGCAGGGAGACCTGGGCCGGGCGACGCTGGCGCTGGAGCGGGCCTGGAAGCAGGGCGGACGCGCCCCGGACCTGGAGGCGAACCTGGCCATTGCGCGGGCCCGGCAGGTGGACAAGGTGGTGGGCACCGCGCTGGAGGAGGACTTCCTCACCCGGCTGGTGCTGGCCACGCCCGAGGCCGGGGTGGCCTGGGGCTTCCTGGCCGCCTGGTGCGTGGGCTTCGGCGCGCTGGTGCTCTTCCGGTTCCTGCGGCCCGGCCGCCGCACCTGGGCGGCGGTGCTCGGTGGGGTGGCCCTGACGCTCGCGCTGCCCCTGGGCGGCCTGCTCGCGGCCCACATCTGGGTACAGCGGACGGTGCACGAGGCGGTGGTGCTGTCACCGAAGCTGGTGGCCCGCGAGTTTCCTCGCGGCGAGGCCAAGACGCTCTTCGAGGTCCACGCCGGGCTGAAGGTCCGCCTGCTGGAGGACGCGGGGAAGTATGTGCGCATCCGCCTCCCCAACGGGCTGGAAGGTTGGACAGAGCGCGAAGGCGTGTCGGAGATATAG
- the sctR gene encoding type III secretion system export apparatus subunit SctR, producing MTLGWAGAGEQTLAQASHAGNPLTMMAVLAGLSLLPFAVMMLTSFSKIAVVLSLARSAMGTQQAPPSIVLTGLAAVLSAHIMSPVLSRMYEVGRGASAEAASGAQILAAVERTAEPLRAFLVKHGSAEERSRFVDLARELRPREEAEQVQEGDLSVVVPAFVITELKEAFQIGFLVFLPFLVLDMVVANVLLALGMQSLSPSQVSLPFKILLFVAVDGWSLLAQGLILGYR from the coding sequence ATGACGCTGGGGTGGGCCGGGGCGGGCGAGCAGACCCTCGCGCAGGCCTCTCACGCGGGAAACCCGCTGACGATGATGGCGGTGCTGGCGGGGCTGTCGCTGCTGCCCTTCGCGGTGATGATGCTCACGAGCTTCTCGAAGATCGCCGTGGTGCTGTCGCTGGCGCGCTCCGCGATGGGAACCCAGCAGGCTCCACCGTCCATTGTCCTGACAGGGCTGGCCGCGGTGCTCTCGGCGCACATCATGTCGCCCGTCCTGTCCCGGATGTACGAGGTGGGGCGGGGGGCCTCTGCGGAAGCAGCGTCCGGAGCGCAGATCCTCGCGGCGGTGGAGCGGACGGCCGAGCCGCTGCGCGCCTTTCTCGTCAAGCATGGCAGTGCCGAGGAGCGGAGCCGCTTCGTGGACCTCGCGCGCGAGCTGCGGCCCCGCGAAGAGGCGGAGCAGGTCCAGGAGGGAGACCTCTCCGTGGTCGTTCCCGCGTTCGTCATCACCGAGCTGAAGGAGGCCTTCCAGATCGGCTTCCTCGTCTTCCTCCCTTTCTTGGTGCTGGACATGGTCGTCGCCAACGTCCTGCTCGCGCTGGGCATGCAGAGCCTGTCCCCGAGCCAGGTCAGCCTGCCCTTCAAGATTCTCCTCTTCGTGGCCGTGGATGGCTGGTCGCTGCTCGCGCAGGGGCTCATCCTCGGGTACCGGTGA
- a CDS encoding flagellar biosynthetic protein FliQ — MTQDLLLAVGREALLLMVLASLPPVGASLVVGFMMSLFQATTQLQESTLSVVPKLGAAVIALVFAGPWIAAQLTLFTRQLLTLIAEVAA; from the coding sequence ATGACCCAGGATCTCCTGCTCGCGGTGGGACGCGAGGCATTGCTCCTGATGGTTCTCGCCTCCCTGCCACCGGTGGGGGCGAGCCTGGTGGTGGGCTTCATGATGAGCCTGTTCCAGGCGACCACCCAGCTTCAGGAGAGCACGCTCTCCGTGGTCCCCAAGCTGGGGGCGGCGGTGATAGCGCTCGTGTTCGCGGGGCCGTGGATTGCCGCGCAGCTCACGCTCTTCACGCGGCAACTGCTCACGCTCATCGCCGAGGTGGCCGCATGA
- a CDS encoding PilZ domain-containing protein, with protein sequence MIPSPSARPAADRFHPRVEANLMVKVLLPGRVVGAKARDLSMAGLFLQAHPADTLRELTLSIPLPDDREITTTCSIRRRTAHGVALEFGTLDWDDFLALARFLHPRLP encoded by the coding sequence ATGATCCCCTCCCCCAGTGCCCGTCCCGCCGCTGACCGCTTTCACCCCCGCGTGGAAGCCAACCTGATGGTCAAGGTCCTGCTGCCCGGCCGCGTCGTCGGTGCCAAGGCCCGAGACCTGTCCATGGCGGGCCTCTTCCTCCAGGCCCACCCCGCGGACACGCTGCGCGAGCTCACGCTCTCCATCCCCCTGCCGGATGACCGGGAGATCACCACCACGTGCTCCATCCGCCGCCGCACCGCGCACGGCGTGGCGCTCGAGTTCGGCACGCTCGACTGGGACGACTTCCTGGCCCTGGCGCGCTTCCTTCACCCGCGGCTGCCGTGA
- a CDS encoding FliM/FliN family flagellar motor switch protein yields the protein MSKLSRLGARRLTRAHVTLGERPQLSRMGQQALHAICESLGRELGCPVSASARLAEATVLPAAGLSHTAAFVFLKLSATGGSAVLELAPPVLFAALERLAGGPSQPGPVTRLTRLEEATLAYLIMASLVAFRTQGELYRRWVPHLSGVTMSRRDALARLDGRRAHVGIELALTVGQTTAGARLVIPAVVLESPCKDLPVQRAPTLAPEVLAASLRARCFLGNRELLPSELEALAVGDVVVFEGVHWRGAHLLGRGRLVTRGFELVGTFSPEGFSLIRARNRAVEANMVAVNERGEGMPPLPVEVEIELTRLLLPLSELAVLKPGQLLPLRINVSEPVVLRVGDRGVARAELVDIDGEIGARILSLLP from the coding sequence ATGTCCAAATTGTCCCGGCTGGGAGCGCGGCGGCTGACCCGGGCGCATGTCACCCTGGGCGAGCGTCCGCAGCTCTCGCGGATGGGACAGCAGGCGCTTCACGCCATCTGTGAGTCGCTGGGGCGCGAGCTGGGGTGCCCTGTCTCCGCCTCCGCCCGGCTGGCGGAGGCCACGGTCCTGCCCGCAGCGGGGCTCTCCCATACGGCGGCATTCGTCTTCCTGAAGCTGTCGGCGACGGGGGGCTCGGCGGTGTTGGAGCTGGCGCCGCCGGTGCTGTTCGCGGCGCTGGAACGCCTGGCGGGAGGCCCTTCGCAGCCGGGGCCCGTGACACGGCTGACGCGGCTGGAGGAAGCGACGCTGGCCTACTTGATCATGGCCTCACTCGTGGCTTTCCGGACGCAGGGAGAGCTTTATCGCCGGTGGGTCCCCCATCTGTCGGGGGTGACCATGAGCCGGAGGGACGCGCTGGCCCGGCTGGACGGGCGCAGGGCGCACGTGGGCATCGAGCTGGCCCTGACCGTGGGACAGACCACGGCGGGGGCACGGCTGGTGATTCCAGCGGTGGTGCTCGAGTCCCCCTGCAAGGACCTGCCTGTGCAGCGAGCGCCCACGCTGGCGCCCGAGGTGCTCGCGGCGTCTCTCCGGGCGCGGTGCTTCCTGGGCAACCGCGAGCTGCTGCCCAGCGAGCTGGAGGCGCTCGCGGTGGGCGATGTCGTCGTCTTCGAGGGGGTCCACTGGAGGGGGGCTCACCTCCTGGGACGCGGACGTCTGGTGACGCGTGGCTTCGAACTCGTGGGGACGTTCTCCCCCGAGGGCTTTTCCCTGATTCGAGCGCGCAATCGCGCGGTGGAGGCAAACATGGTGGCCGTGAACGAGCGGGGCGAGGGGATGCCCCCGTTGCCCGTGGAGGTCGAGATCGAACTGACGCGGTTGTTGTTGCCGTTGTCGGAGCTGGCCGTCTTGAAGCCCGGACAGCTCTTGCCCCTGCGCATCAACGTGAGCGAGCCGGTGGTGCTGCGCGTGGGAGACCGGGGCGTGGCGCGTGCCGAACTGGTCGACATCGACGGAGAGATCGGCGCGCGGATTCTCTCCCTGTTGCCATGA
- a CDS encoding response regulator, whose product MSAEAQVPFHILLVEDEPVIRELVRSMLSDGAVDVVCAADGIEGLKLAKSHLFHLILMDVVLPQLDGVSVCRILKSDPVTASVPLYMLTAKAKKSDVESATQAGADGYIHKPFRGTELMALVERLRLEAAAP is encoded by the coding sequence ATGTCCGCCGAAGCTCAAGTCCCCTTTCACATCCTGCTCGTCGAGGACGAGCCGGTCATCCGCGAGCTGGTCCGCTCGATGCTGAGCGACGGGGCGGTGGACGTGGTGTGCGCGGCGGACGGAATCGAGGGGCTGAAGCTGGCCAAGAGCCACCTGTTCCACCTCATCCTGATGGACGTGGTGTTGCCGCAGCTCGACGGCGTCTCGGTGTGCCGCATCCTCAAGAGCGACCCGGTGACGGCCAGCGTGCCGCTCTACATGCTCACGGCGAAGGCGAAGAAGTCGGATGTGGAGAGCGCCACGCAGGCGGGGGCGGACGGCTACATTCACAAGCCCTTCCGGGGCACGGAGCTGATGGCCCTGGTGGAGCGGCTGCGCCTGGAGGCCGCCGCGCCCTGA